The Tepidisphaeraceae bacterium genome includes a region encoding these proteins:
- a CDS encoding SLC13 family permease produces MGAIVMFICGPNARELVERRVDWWTLTFFMMLFASVGTLEHTGVTQVIAQKLIAVTGGNQSALITIVEWATGWLIAFLDNVLAVATFMPVVHDVRVNWASTHPGLGVTTRPRCTG; encoded by the coding sequence ATGGGCGCCATCGTGATGTTCATCTGCGGGCCCAATGCGCGCGAACTGGTCGAACGGCGGGTGGATTGGTGGACGCTGACGTTCTTCATGATGCTCTTCGCGTCCGTCGGCACGCTGGAACATACCGGCGTCACGCAGGTGATCGCGCAGAAACTGATCGCCGTCACCGGTGGCAACCAGTCTGCGCTGATCACCATCGTGGAATGGGCGACCGGCTGGCTGATCGCATTTTTGGACAACGTGCTGGCAGTGGCGACGTTCATGCCGGTGGTGCACGACGTGCGCGTGAACTGGGCGTCGACGCATCCCGGGCTGGGGGTCACTACCCGGCCGCGATGTACTGGATGA
- a CDS encoding polyprenol monophosphomannose synthase: MQISIIVPTLNEAANLPLLLPRIAASMADRAYEVLIVDDDSADGTPAVCERLAMEFPLRLIIRRPPRDGLSGAVLQGMRDACGDTFVVMDADLQHPPERLPALLDALNGGADFVIGSRYVTGASTKEQWGVVRRLNSRVATLLARPFAGRVHDPMSGFFSLRRSTYENAERLTPLGYKIGLELMCKCRVQRPVEVPIDFDLRAAGESKLTLTQQFKYLEHLSRLYDYTFPRLSPLVKFTIAVGVAWFVAAIAFVVLISVYRSPVGQAMAAIASYPVAVATTAIFHFRYVRTQAEFLRTRHPWRDFWIASAVEWGACAIVVAWAAWRLDAPSPWELFVLGYAAAMVGRYVCRKELLLDLRGLHAEPRAEEMTARR, from the coding sequence GTGCAGATTTCCATCATCGTCCCGACGTTGAACGAGGCCGCAAATCTACCGCTACTGTTACCGCGAATCGCGGCTTCCATGGCGGATCGCGCCTATGAAGTGCTGATCGTGGACGACGACAGCGCCGACGGCACCCCGGCGGTGTGCGAGCGGCTGGCGATGGAGTTCCCTCTGCGATTGATCATCCGCCGACCTCCGCGCGACGGGCTCAGCGGCGCGGTGCTGCAGGGGATGCGCGATGCCTGCGGCGACACGTTCGTCGTCATGGACGCGGACCTGCAGCACCCACCCGAGCGGCTGCCGGCACTGCTGGACGCGTTGAACGGTGGCGCCGATTTTGTCATCGGCTCGCGCTACGTCACCGGCGCCAGCACGAAGGAACAGTGGGGCGTCGTACGGCGGCTGAACTCGCGCGTCGCCACGCTGCTGGCCCGGCCGTTCGCCGGTCGGGTACACGACCCCATGAGCGGGTTCTTCTCGCTGCGCCGCTCGACTTACGAGAATGCCGAGCGCCTGACGCCGCTCGGCTACAAGATCGGCCTCGAACTGATGTGCAAGTGCCGCGTCCAACGGCCGGTGGAGGTGCCAATCGATTTCGACCTGCGGGCGGCGGGGGAGTCAAAGCTGACGCTCACGCAGCAGTTCAAATACCTCGAACACCTCAGTCGGCTGTACGACTACACCTTCCCGCGGCTGTCGCCGTTGGTGAAGTTCACCATTGCGGTGGGCGTCGCGTGGTTCGTTGCCGCCATCGCATTCGTGGTGCTGATTTCCGTCTACCGCAGCCCAGTCGGGCAGGCGATGGCCGCCATCGCTTCGTATCCCGTTGCCGTCGCTACTACTGCGATCTTCCACTTCCGTTACGTGCGTACGCAGGCCGAGTTCCTGCGCACGCGGCACCCGTGGCGCGACTTTTGGATCGCCTCGGCGGTCGAATGGGGCGCCTGCGCGATCGTGGTGGCCTGGGCGGCGTGGCGGCTGGACGCGCCATCACCGTGGGAACTGTTTGTCCTGGGTTACGCCGCCGCGATGGTCGGCCGGTACGTCTGCCGGAAGGAACTGCTGCTCGACTTACGCGGGCTTCACGCCGAACCACGTGCAGAAGAGATGACGGCCCGGCGGTAG
- a CDS encoding sugar phosphate isomerase/epimerase, producing MTNHSDLRIGTIVPMDKGASYARQMLPHGFECISMTIWQQIGDLDLERIAKETLDVIGDKAVISTVGIFCNPLVKESAVRDWERVIDAAKLFNTSIVSGFAGAVPGKPVPESMAAYKKVWTDLAKRAEDNGLRIAFENCEMGGWWHDAGQWNIAHSPTGWEMMFNEVPSPAVGLQWEPCHQMVSLIDPIPQLRKLAPTGKIFHVHGKDATIAWDVVRTSGIRGGKPYVWHRTPGFGDTNWTDVISILRMNKYTGCLDIEGWHDPVYKGELETTGQVHALNYLKQCRGGAYVPNPK from the coding sequence ATGACCAACCACTCCGATCTTCGTATCGGCACGATCGTGCCGATGGATAAAGGTGCATCGTACGCACGGCAAATGCTGCCCCACGGTTTCGAGTGCATCTCGATGACCATCTGGCAACAGATCGGCGACCTCGACCTCGAGCGCATCGCCAAGGAGACGCTGGACGTCATCGGCGACAAGGCCGTCATCAGCACGGTCGGCATCTTCTGCAACCCGCTGGTAAAGGAGAGCGCGGTGCGCGATTGGGAACGCGTGATCGACGCGGCCAAGCTCTTCAACACGTCGATCGTCTCCGGCTTCGCCGGCGCGGTGCCGGGCAAGCCGGTGCCCGAGTCGATGGCGGCATACAAGAAGGTCTGGACCGACCTGGCCAAGCGCGCCGAGGACAACGGCCTGCGCATCGCGTTCGAGAACTGCGAGATGGGCGGCTGGTGGCACGACGCCGGCCAGTGGAACATCGCCCACAGCCCCACCGGCTGGGAGATGATGTTCAACGAGGTGCCGTCCCCCGCGGTCGGGCTGCAGTGGGAGCCGTGCCATCAGATGGTCAGCCTGATCGACCCGATCCCACAATTGCGCAAGCTGGCCCCCACCGGAAAGATCTTCCACGTGCACGGCAAGGACGCGACGATCGCGTGGGACGTCGTCCGCACCAGCGGCATTCGCGGCGGTAAACCCTACGTCTGGCACCGCACGCCGGGCTTTGGCGACACGAACTGGACCGATGTCATCAGTATCCTGCGCATGAACAAGTACACCGGCTGCCTCGACATCGAAGGCTGGCACGACCCTGTCTATAAAGGTGAACTGGAGACGACGGGCCAGGTGCACGCGCTGAATTACCTGAAGCAGTGCCGGGGCGGCGCGTATGTGCCGAATCCGAAGTAA
- a CDS encoding GNAT family N-acetyltransferase, with amino-acid sequence MKDEPTLRVIEEREMPADLDLQIRQVLMQCFPNDLAAFGQTRAWHGSSPSVTVIARDCSGQVVGHMGLHERTIDVGDAAVRVAGLQNVCVVPSHRKSGLFERLMAATMPEAAERGYDVGLLFCLPALQRVYARVGWVELPGRATTRIDEKGVECGLPNNDVPMFYPLKVRELPTGDIHLRGNDW; translated from the coding sequence ATGAAAGACGAACCGACACTGCGCGTGATCGAAGAACGTGAGATGCCGGCCGACCTGGACCTGCAGATCCGTCAGGTGCTGATGCAATGTTTTCCCAACGACCTGGCAGCCTTCGGGCAAACGCGAGCGTGGCACGGCAGCTCGCCGTCGGTCACCGTCATCGCACGTGATTGCAGTGGGCAGGTGGTAGGTCACATGGGCCTGCACGAACGCACGATCGACGTCGGCGACGCCGCGGTGCGCGTCGCGGGACTGCAGAACGTCTGTGTGGTGCCGTCGCATCGAAAGTCGGGGCTGTTTGAACGCCTCATGGCCGCCACCATGCCGGAGGCTGCGGAGCGCGGGTACGACGTTGGCCTGCTGTTTTGCCTGCCGGCACTTCAAAGGGTGTATGCGCGCGTGGGATGGGTTGAACTGCCGGGGCGGGCGACGACTCGCATCGACGAGAAGGGCGTCGAATGCGGGCTGCCGAACAACGACGTGCCGATGTTCTACCCGTTGAAGGTAAGGGAACTGCCCACGGGCGACATCCACTTGCGCGGCAACGACTGGTAA
- a CDS encoding class I SAM-dependent methyltransferase has product MAKLTSEYRAIADYYDAEYAHLDYLYRDAPFYMDHLPRRRQRILELAVGTARASIPLAQAGHRVTGVDYAGDMLRLATQKRDSVGIQERDLRLVRADLLRLKLNDTFDHACIFFNSFLSFTTIAQQDRVLQNIARHLKPGGTFWLDIFNPDLTLLATPEATDLDPISFYVPSLGRTVFRTTDVSRDEQIQTQRITFHYQWFDDEGTEHQEMNSFLLTHIFPRELRLLLERNGFELRALYGDYDGSDLADGSPRMIAMCRKRRGE; this is encoded by the coding sequence ATGGCCAAGCTGACCAGCGAGTACCGCGCGATCGCCGATTATTACGATGCCGAGTATGCGCACCTGGATTACCTGTACCGTGACGCGCCGTTCTATATGGACCACCTGCCCCGGCGGCGCCAGCGCATCTTAGAATTGGCCGTCGGCACGGCTCGGGCATCGATCCCGCTCGCCCAGGCGGGACATCGCGTGACCGGTGTCGACTACGCGGGCGATATGCTGCGCCTGGCGACGCAGAAGCGCGACAGCGTCGGCATACAGGAGCGAGATTTGCGTCTCGTGCGGGCCGACCTGCTTCGCTTGAAGCTTAATGACACCTTCGACCACGCCTGCATCTTCTTCAACAGCTTCCTGAGTTTCACCACGATCGCGCAGCAGGACCGCGTGCTGCAGAACATCGCCCGCCATCTCAAGCCCGGCGGCACGTTCTGGCTCGACATCTTCAACCCCGATCTGACGCTACTGGCCACCCCAGAGGCGACGGATTTGGACCCGATCTCGTTTTACGTGCCATCGCTTGGCCGAACCGTCTTCCGCACGACGGACGTCAGCCGGGACGAGCAGATTCAGACCCAGCGAATCACGTTCCACTACCAGTGGTTCGACGACGAGGGGACCGAGCATCAGGAGATGAACTCGTTCCTGCTCACGCACATCTTCCCGCGCGAGCTGCGCCTGCTGCTGGAGCGCAACGGTTTCGAACTGCGCGCGCTCTACGGCGACTACGACGGCAGCGATCTGGCCGACGGCTCGCCTCGCATGATCGCGATGTGCCGCAAGCGGAGGGGCGAATGA
- a CDS encoding MBL fold metallo-hydrolase, which yields MGDDTPTIELLFLGSGTSAGIPMIGCDCAVCTSSDPRDRRMRASVVISYNGRNVLVDTTPELRLQCVANGIKMIEAVVFTHAHADHIMGLDDVRRFNSLKQSAIDAWADDATYRALDQCFAYAFLEPSPDVKAFRPHLVHRRIDGPFEIAGHRWTPIPLLHGKMPVNGFRVGNLAYCTDVSEIPESSFHLLKGLDVLILDALQHRPHATHFTIAQATEAARRMGAKRTYFTHIAHALAHVETNEALPPDIRLAYDGLRVQATA from the coding sequence ATGGGCGACGACACCCCAACCATCGAGCTGCTTTTCCTCGGGTCCGGCACCAGCGCCGGCATCCCCATGATTGGCTGCGACTGCGCCGTCTGCACGAGCAGCGACCCGCGTGACCGGCGGATGCGGGCGTCGGTGGTCATCAGCTACAACGGGCGTAACGTGCTCGTCGACACGACGCCGGAGCTTCGCCTCCAGTGCGTGGCCAACGGCATCAAGATGATCGAGGCGGTCGTCTTCACGCACGCGCACGCCGACCACATCATGGGCCTGGACGACGTGCGGCGGTTCAACAGCCTCAAACAAAGCGCCATCGATGCCTGGGCCGATGATGCGACCTATCGCGCGCTCGACCAGTGCTTCGCGTACGCGTTCCTCGAACCCTCCCCCGACGTAAAGGCCTTCCGCCCGCACCTGGTCCACCGGCGCATCGATGGACCGTTCGAGATCGCCGGCCATCGGTGGACGCCGATCCCACTGCTGCACGGGAAAATGCCGGTCAACGGCTTCCGCGTGGGGAATCTGGCCTACTGCACCGACGTCAGCGAGATCCCCGAATCGTCGTTCCACCTGCTGAAGGGGCTGGACGTGCTAATTCTGGACGCGCTGCAACACCGTCCGCACGCGACTCACTTCACGATTGCACAGGCGACCGAAGCCGCCCGGCGGATGGGTGCAAAACGAACGTACTTTACCCACATCGCGCACGCCTTGGCCCACGTCGAGACGAACGAGGCGTTGCCACCCGACATTCGGCTGGCATACGACGGGCTGCGCGTTCAAGCCACCGCATGA
- a CDS encoding ABC transporter permease, with protein MPTRAIANLGQQTTAAIAAFGDFCIFVWQTIGWLFGGGLRLKNLRNLPELMYEVGVRSVPVIGITGAFVGMVMAIETYTQLRALGQEERIGSLIGLSVVKQIGPVLAAVMLAGRIGGALTAELGTMNVTEQLDALRVMGAEPIRYLVVPRFLCCLFLLPILTIYSDVLGVVGGWAVSVYALNIPSDPYWRYSAVGVDTYQVMEGIIKSFFFGAAIGLISCYKGFRCGSGASGVGRACTESFVLSFIAIIVLNFFFAKLLKDIYYALYPVTGIFG; from the coding sequence ATGCCCACTCGTGCGATCGCCAACCTAGGCCAGCAGACCACCGCCGCCATCGCCGCGTTCGGGGACTTCTGCATCTTCGTCTGGCAAACCATCGGCTGGCTGTTCGGGGGCGGCCTGCGGTTGAAGAACCTCCGGAACCTGCCGGAACTGATGTACGAGGTCGGCGTGCGATCGGTGCCGGTCATTGGGATCACTGGCGCGTTCGTCGGCATGGTCATGGCGATCGAGACTTACACCCAGCTGCGCGCCCTGGGTCAGGAAGAACGCATCGGCAGTTTGATCGGCCTATCGGTCGTGAAGCAGATTGGCCCGGTGCTGGCGGCGGTCATGCTCGCGGGCCGCATCGGTGGCGCGCTGACGGCCGAGCTGGGCACGATGAACGTTACCGAACAGCTCGACGCGCTGCGCGTCATGGGCGCTGAACCCATTCGCTATCTCGTCGTCCCGCGCTTCCTCTGCTGCCTGTTCCTGCTGCCCATCCTGACCATCTACAGCGACGTGCTCGGCGTGGTGGGTGGCTGGGCAGTGTCGGTTTATGCGCTCAACATTCCCAGCGATCCCTACTGGCGCTACTCGGCCGTTGGCGTCGACACATACCAAGTGATGGAAGGCATCATCAAGAGCTTCTTCTTCGGCGCCGCCATCGGGTTAATCAGTTGCTACAAGGGCTTCCGCTGTGGCAGTGGCGCCAGTGGCGTCGGACGGGCCTGCACGGAAAGCTTCGTACTGAGCTTTATCGCCATCATCGTGCTGAACTTCTTCTTCGCCAAGCTGCTGAAGGACATCTACTACGCCCTCTATCCCGTCACCGGGATTTTCGGGTAG
- a CDS encoding ABC transporter ATP-binding protein, with protein sequence MALIELKNIHKRFGKLVVLNDLTLNIEAGQCLVIIGASGSGKSVMLKHIVGLLSPDSGEVWFDGQRVDTLAVRDLMTVRENFGFLFQMGALFDSLTVGENIAFPVIEHTTKTSDEVAEIVRQKLALIGLPGIEKKMPGELSGGQRKRVALARAIALNPKVILYDEPTTGLDPIRSDVINELIIKLQRELKVTSIVVTHDMTSALKVADRVVMLYEGKLVFDGTPEQLKATEEPIVRGFVMGEASEQDLSAIRNESASNSTKPPK encoded by the coding sequence ATGGCGCTGATCGAACTCAAAAACATCCACAAGCGCTTCGGCAAGCTCGTCGTGCTGAACGACCTCACGCTGAACATCGAGGCCGGCCAGTGCCTGGTCATCATCGGCGCCAGCGGCAGTGGCAAAAGCGTGATGCTCAAGCACATCGTTGGCCTGCTTAGCCCCGATTCGGGCGAGGTCTGGTTTGACGGCCAGCGGGTCGACACTCTGGCCGTGCGCGACCTGATGACCGTGCGCGAAAACTTCGGCTTCCTGTTCCAAATGGGTGCCCTGTTCGATTCGCTAACGGTCGGCGAGAACATCGCCTTCCCCGTCATCGAACACACCACCAAGACCAGCGACGAGGTCGCCGAGATCGTGCGCCAGAAGTTGGCGCTGATCGGCCTGCCCGGCATCGAAAAGAAAATGCCGGGTGAACTCTCAGGTGGGCAACGGAAGCGCGTCGCGCTCGCTCGGGCCATCGCGCTGAATCCCAAGGTCATCCTTTACGACGAACCCACGACCGGCCTCGACCCCATTCGCTCGGATGTTATCAACGAGCTCATCATTAAACTTCAGCGTGAACTGAAAGTGACGAGCATCGTCGTCACGCATGACATGACCAGCGCACTGAAGGTGGCCGACCGGGTGGTCATGTTGTACGAGGGGAAACTGGTTTTTGATGGCACTCCCGAGCAACTCAAAGCCACCGAGGAACCGATCGTGCGTGGCTTCGTGATGGGTGAGGCATCGGAGCAGGATCTGAGCGCCATACGCAACGAGAGCGCGTCCAATTCGACGAAGCCTCCGAAGTAG
- the rpsB gene encoding 30S ribosomal protein S2, which yields MATNQAELVKSLVDAGVHFGHRVSRWNPKMEPYIHGKRNMIHIIDVKETVKGLLRAKKLIQATVASGKDVLFVGTKRQARNAIEAEAARCGMHYVSERWLGGTLTNFRTIRARLNRLEELERIFNGPELENYSKKIRATMQRELTKIKTNLEGIRKMERMPGVMFIIDTRREHIAVKEAKKLGVTTVALIDTDSDPELIDLPMPGNDDAMRAIEIIMRELADSVIEGKTGRAESKAGPQGEQAGDRPRRSTRSQFRADGAPADAPATSEGAAPEAGAPAETAAEPVGAAQ from the coding sequence ATGGCTACGAATCAAGCAGAACTCGTTAAGTCGCTGGTGGATGCCGGCGTTCACTTCGGTCACCGCGTGTCGCGCTGGAACCCGAAGATGGAACCCTACATCCACGGCAAGCGCAACATGATCCACATCATTGACGTGAAGGAGACCGTGAAGGGTCTGCTTCGCGCCAAGAAGCTCATTCAGGCGACGGTCGCCAGCGGTAAGGACGTGCTGTTCGTCGGCACGAAGCGCCAGGCCCGCAACGCCATCGAGGCCGAGGCCGCCCGTTGCGGCATGCACTACGTCAGCGAACGCTGGCTCGGCGGCACGCTGACCAACTTCCGCACGATCCGCGCCCGCCTGAACCGCTTGGAAGAGCTCGAGCGCATCTTCAACGGCCCGGAGCTCGAGAACTACTCGAAGAAGATTCGCGCGACGATGCAGCGTGAGCTGACCAAGATCAAGACCAACCTTGAGGGCATCCGCAAGATGGAGCGCATGCCGGGCGTGATGTTCATCATCGACACCCGCCGCGAGCACATCGCGGTGAAGGAAGCCAAGAAGCTGGGCGTGACCACGGTCGCGTTGATCGATACCGACAGCGACCCCGAGTTGATCGACCTGCCCATGCCGGGCAACGACGACGCGATGCGCGCGATCGAGATCATCATGCGTGAGCTGGCCGACTCGGTCATCGAAGGCAAGACCGGTCGCGCCGAGAGCAAGGCTGGCCCGCAAGGCGAACAGGCCGGCGACCGCCCGCGTCGCAGCACCCGCAGCCAGTTCCGAGCGGACGGCGCCCCCGCCGATGCACCGGCGACCTCGGAAGGCGCCGCCCCCGAGGCCGGCGCACCGGCCGAAACCGCTGCCGAACCGGTTGGCGCGGCTCAGTAA
- the tsf gene encoding translation elongation factor Ts, translating to MAEITAKLVNELRSRTGQAMMDCKRMLVETGGDIDAAIAEFRKKGVKASLGERAATEGRVVGVAAEDGSGASLVEVNCNTDFTAKSEPVLKLATKAAQQLLRSPDADIAHAAEVSADATAVAQTTGENVVIGKTAYLAAPAGGKAALYLYAITGKIGVIMAFTGNPSAELVQQLGGHIAFSRPLGLKRDEVPADLVAKEREIAVEQAKATGKPQQIAEKIAEGKLNAFFAERVLLDQEFFNASVFKGSISNFLKQNNVGLEKYVRIEVGGA from the coding sequence ATGGCAGAGATTACCGCAAAGCTCGTGAACGAACTCCGCTCCCGCACGGGGCAGGCCATGATGGACTGTAAGCGCATGCTGGTGGAAACCGGTGGCGACATCGACGCCGCCATCGCCGAGTTCCGCAAGAAGGGCGTGAAGGCCTCGCTCGGTGAACGGGCCGCGACCGAAGGTCGCGTGGTCGGCGTGGCGGCCGAGGACGGGTCGGGGGCGTCGCTGGTCGAGGTCAACTGCAACACCGACTTTACCGCCAAGAGCGAGCCGGTGCTGAAGCTGGCGACGAAGGCCGCCCAGCAGTTGCTGCGCAGCCCCGACGCCGACATTGCCCACGCCGCCGAGGTTTCCGCCGACGCCACTGCCGTCGCGCAGACGACCGGTGAGAACGTCGTGATCGGCAAGACCGCCTACCTCGCCGCCCCCGCCGGTGGCAAGGCGGCGCTCTATCTGTACGCGATCACGGGCAAGATCGGCGTCATCATGGCGTTCACCGGCAACCCGAGCGCCGAACTCGTGCAGCAGCTGGGTGGCCACATCGCCTTCAGCCGCCCGCTCGGCCTGAAGCGCGACGAGGTGCCCGCCGACCTGGTCGCAAAGGAGCGCGAGATCGCCGTCGAGCAGGCCAAGGCCACCGGCAAGCCCCAGCAGATCGCCGAGAAGATCGCCGAGGGCAAGCTCAACGCCTTCTTCGCCGAGCGCGTGCTGCTGGACCAGGAGTTCTTCAACGCGTCGGTCTTCAAGGGTTCGATCTCGAACTTCCTGAAGCAGAACAACGTGGGCCTGGAGAAGTACGTCCGCATCGAAGTCGGCGGCGCGTAA
- a CDS encoding DUF1802 family protein has protein sequence MPRSEIMSLPPNLQVGLKEWASVCAAIEEGRQIILLRKGGINDAGGVFELEERAFLLFPTYLHQKRHLLKPGEHAAFQERGSEPDMVRLSAAAVVTDVLRLRSREQVDALDAEHVWTADQIDLRFNYKPVNPLFLVLLRAYWLPAITTIPNTPVYAGCRSWVPFDQSASTAGATPVLDDAAFEARRQIVLTATR, from the coding sequence ATGCCACGTTCGGAAATCATGTCGCTTCCACCGAATTTACAGGTCGGTCTGAAGGAGTGGGCATCCGTCTGCGCCGCGATCGAGGAAGGGCGGCAGATCATCCTGTTGCGGAAGGGCGGCATCAACGACGCCGGCGGGGTGTTCGAACTGGAAGAACGGGCGTTTCTGCTCTTTCCCACGTATCTGCATCAGAAGCGCCACCTGCTGAAGCCGGGCGAGCATGCGGCGTTTCAGGAGCGTGGTAGTGAGCCTGACATGGTCCGCCTGTCGGCGGCGGCCGTAGTGACGGACGTGCTAAGGCTGCGATCGCGTGAGCAGGTCGATGCGCTGGACGCCGAGCACGTTTGGACGGCTGATCAGATTGATCTGCGCTTCAACTACAAGCCGGTCAACCCGCTGTTTTTGGTGCTGCTTCGCGCCTATTGGTTGCCCGCGATAACGACGATCCCCAATACACCTGTTTACGCCGGCTGCCGGAGTTGGGTGCCGTTTGATCAAAGCGCTTCTACGGCTGGCGCTACGCCGGTGTTAGACGATGCCGCGTTCGAGGCGCGACGCCAAATAGTGCTGACGGCGACGCGGTAG
- the obgE gene encoding GTPase ObgE encodes MFVDEAVIHVKAGDGGAGCVSFRREKFVPKGGPDGGDGGDGGSVIFVADPNKNTLLDFAGRHHWYSVRGQAGMGKKCAGESGDDLVIQVPPGTLIFDTDKDVLLFDLDKPGKRVTICQGGKGGMGNWRFKTSVNQAPRYAQPGTEGEERNLRLQLKLIADVGLVGMPNAGKSTLLRAVSAAKPKVADYPFTTLEPQLGIAELIGGRRIVLADIPGLIEGAQHGAGLGHAFLKHIERTKIIVHLLDLYPPDGSDPAENYRTIRKELEAFSPLLAGKREIVAANKMDLAIDSEAIDKLREALSDKELFAISGVSREGVEPLLETIWRLLKELSDAGEVPATSTAPDEGAALT; translated from the coding sequence ATGTTCGTCGACGAAGCAGTCATTCACGTGAAGGCCGGTGACGGGGGGGCTGGCTGCGTGTCGTTCCGCCGCGAGAAGTTCGTGCCCAAGGGTGGCCCGGACGGTGGTGACGGCGGTGACGGTGGCAGCGTGATCTTCGTTGCCGACCCGAACAAGAACACCCTCCTCGACTTCGCCGGTCGGCACCACTGGTACTCCGTACGCGGTCAGGCCGGCATGGGCAAGAAGTGCGCCGGTGAAAGCGGCGACGACCTCGTCATTCAAGTGCCACCGGGCACGCTGATTTTCGACACCGACAAGGACGTGCTGCTGTTCGATCTGGACAAGCCCGGGAAGCGCGTCACCATCTGCCAAGGCGGCAAGGGCGGCATGGGCAACTGGCGTTTTAAGACGAGCGTGAACCAGGCCCCGCGGTACGCTCAGCCCGGCACGGAAGGTGAAGAGCGCAACCTGCGCCTTCAGCTGAAGCTGATCGCCGACGTCGGGTTGGTGGGTATGCCCAATGCCGGCAAGAGCACACTGCTGCGGGCCGTTAGCGCGGCGAAGCCGAAGGTGGCGGACTATCCGTTTACGACGCTCGAGCCGCAGCTTGGCATCGCCGAGTTGATCGGCGGTCGCCGGATCGTATTGGCGGACATTCCAGGTCTGATCGAAGGCGCCCAGCATGGGGCGGGCCTTGGACACGCGTTTTTGAAGCACATCGAGCGCACGAAGATCATTGTCCACCTGCTGGACCTTTATCCGCCCGACGGTTCCGACCCGGCCGAGAACTACCGCACGATTCGTAAGGAACTCGAAGCCTTCAGCCCGTTGCTGGCCGGCAAACGCGAGATCGTCGCGGCGAACAAGATGGATCTGGCGATCGATTCTGAAGCGATCGACAAGCTGCGCGAGGCGCTGTCCGACAAGGAACTTTTCGCTATCTCCGGCGTCAGCCGGGAGGGTGTCGAGCCGCTGCTGGAAACGATCTGGCGGCTGCTGAAGGAATTGAGCGACGCCGGTGAAGTTCCCGCGACGTCGACCGCGCCGGACGAAGGCGCGGCTCTGACTTAG
- the rpmA gene encoding 50S ribosomal protein L27 — protein sequence MAHKKGQGSTKNGRDSNPQYRGVKAYGGQFVTAGSIIVRQVGSKFHPGFNVGVGGDYTIFALKDGKVEFQGRKVHVREIEAAPAV from the coding sequence ATGGCACATAAGAAAGGTCAAGGCTCGACCAAGAACGGCCGCGACAGCAATCCGCAGTACCGTGGCGTGAAGGCGTACGGTGGCCAGTTCGTGACGGCCGGTTCGATCATCGTGCGGCAGGTCGGTTCTAAGTTCCACCCCGGCTTTAATGTCGGTGTGGGCGGCGACTACACGATCTTCGCGCTGAAGGACGGCAAGGTTGAGTTCCAAGGCCGCAAGGTCCACGTTCGCGAGATCGAAGCGGCCCCGGCCGTCTAG
- a CDS encoding bifunctional nuclease family protein — translation MSVQMELFRIIISEMNDQQIIMLKEVDGERSFSIVIGSNEAYAIDRRLKGRVASRPLTHDLLATVIEQLGGKIDHIEINDLQGGTYYARIHVRQNGNVVKVDSRPSDAIALGVATTVPIYVAEHVLAEACS, via the coding sequence ATGTCCGTGCAGATGGAACTGTTTCGCATCATCATCAGTGAGATGAACGATCAGCAGATCATCATGCTCAAAGAGGTGGACGGCGAGCGAAGTTTTTCCATAGTCATCGGTTCAAACGAGGCTTACGCGATCGACCGCCGGCTGAAGGGCCGCGTTGCGTCGCGGCCGCTGACGCACGATTTGCTGGCGACCGTCATCGAGCAACTCGGTGGCAAAATCGACCATATCGAGATCAACGACCTGCAGGGTGGCACCTACTACGCCCGCATCCATGTCCGACAAAACGGGAACGTGGTGAAGGTCGACAGCCGTCCGAGTGACGCCATTGCGTTGGGCGTGGCTACGACCGTGCCGATCTACGTGGCCGAGCACGTGCTGGCCGAAGCCTGTTCCTGA